A genomic segment from Pseudomonas sp. M30-35 encodes:
- a CDS encoding cytochrome P460 family protein — MNTIAKFTGAALIASCTALSVQADDKFSTQVDATGTISLPKDFRATMSHLGSWFVPSGEASGFHDVYLDSDAVTAFRKTGKFPDGAVMVKELRHANVGNYTTGAGVNHAGDIKQTFVMVKDSTNRFAGKNPAWGDGWGWALFKPDSAGKSVVTDYRVDCLGCHAPAKAKDWIYTEGYPTLSAK; from the coding sequence GTGAATACTATCGCTAAGTTTACTGGCGCTGCTTTAATCGCGTCGTGTACTGCGCTATCGGTGCAGGCTGATGACAAGTTTTCAACGCAGGTTGACGCCACGGGCACAATTAGCCTGCCTAAGGATTTTCGCGCAACGATGTCGCATCTGGGTTCTTGGTTTGTGCCTAGCGGCGAAGCCAGTGGCTTTCATGATGTTTATCTGGATTCAGACGCCGTCACCGCTTTTCGTAAGACCGGCAAATTCCCGGATGGCGCGGTTATGGTCAAAGAGTTGCGTCACGCCAACGTGGGCAATTACACCACCGGTGCAGGCGTTAACCACGCGGGCGATATCAAGCAAACCTTCGTCATGGTCAAAGACAGTACCAACCGCTTTGCCGGGAAAAATCCTGCGTGGGGCGACGGCTGGGGTTGGGCGCTGTTTAAACCTGACAGTGCGGGTAAGAGCGTGGTTACCGATTACAGGGTTGACTGCTTAGGCTGCCACGCACCGGCCAAAGCTAAAGACTGGATATACACTGAAGGCTATCCAACGTTGAGTGCTAAATAA
- a CDS encoding NAD(P)(+) transhydrogenase (Re/Si-specific) subunit beta, which translates to MSMNLITVLYLIASVCFIQALKGLSHPTTSRRGNLFGMIGMGLAVITTVGLMYKLSAEADSPGIGYVILGLLVGGTAGSIMAKRVEMTKMPELVAFMHSMIGLAAVFIAIAAVVEPQSLGIVAALGDAIPAGNRLELFLGAAIGAVTFSGSVIAFGKLSGKYKFRLFQGAPVSFSGQHKINLIVGIAILVLGLYFTFTGSLTAFVLLLILAFIIGVLIIIPIGGADMPVVVSMLNSYSGWAAAGIGFSLNNSMLIIAGSLVGSSGAILSYIMCKAMNRSFFNVILGGFGAEADAGPATGSKEQRPVKSGSSDDAAFLLTNADTVVIVPGYGLAVARAQHALMELAEKLTHRGVTVKYAIHPVAGRMPGHMNVLLAEAEVPYEQVFEMEDINSEFGQTDVVLVLGANDVVNPAAKNDPKSPIAGMPILEAYKAKTVIVNKRSMASGYAGLDNELFYLDKTMMVFGDAKKVIEDMVKAVE; encoded by the coding sequence ATGAGCATGAATTTAATCACTGTTCTCTACTTGATCGCCTCGGTCTGTTTCATTCAGGCACTTAAAGGCCTGTCACATCCGACCACCTCACGCCGCGGCAATCTGTTCGGCATGATCGGTATGGGTCTGGCTGTCATCACCACCGTTGGCCTGATGTATAAGCTCAGCGCCGAAGCTGACTCACCCGGCATTGGCTACGTGATCCTCGGCTTACTGGTGGGCGGCACGGCCGGCTCGATCATGGCCAAGCGCGTTGAAATGACCAAGATGCCTGAGCTGGTTGCCTTCATGCACAGCATGATTGGTCTGGCTGCAGTGTTCATTGCCATTGCGGCAGTAGTCGAACCGCAATCACTGGGTATTGTTGCGGCATTGGGCGACGCCATTCCTGCTGGCAACCGCCTGGAGTTGTTCCTCGGTGCAGCCATTGGCGCCGTGACCTTCTCGGGCTCGGTGATCGCCTTCGGCAAGCTGTCAGGCAAGTACAAGTTCCGCCTGTTCCAAGGCGCACCGGTATCGTTCAGCGGCCAGCACAAGATCAACCTTATTGTTGGCATCGCAATCCTGGTGTTGGGCCTGTACTTCACCTTTACCGGCAGCTTGACTGCTTTCGTTCTGCTGCTGATTCTGGCGTTCATCATCGGCGTATTGATCATCATCCCGATTGGCGGTGCAGACATGCCAGTTGTGGTGTCGATGCTCAATAGCTATTCAGGTTGGGCGGCAGCCGGTATCGGTTTCTCGCTGAACAACTCGATGCTGATTATTGCCGGTTCCCTGGTCGGCTCAAGCGGCGCGATTCTGTCTTACATCATGTGTAAGGCAATGAACCGCTCGTTCTTCAACGTGATCCTCGGTGGCTTCGGCGCCGAAGCGGACGCGGGCCCTGCAACTGGCAGCAAAGAACAGCGGCCGGTTAAGTCAGGCTCAAGCGACGATGCCGCCTTCTTGCTGACCAACGCCGACACCGTTGTGATCGTGCCGGGTTACGGCCTGGCAGTTGCCCGCGCGCAACATGCGCTGATGGAACTGGCTGAAAAGCTGACCCATCGCGGCGTCACCGTTAAGTACGCAATCCACCCGGTTGCCGGTCGTATGCCTGGGCACATGAACGTATTGCTGGCTGAGGCAGAAGTGCCTTACGAGCAAGTGTTCGAAATGGAAGACATCAACTCCGAGTTCGGCCAGACCGACGTGGTATTGGTGCTGGGCGCCAACGACGTGGTCAACCCTGCGGCCAAGAACGATCCAAAGTCGCCGATTGCGGGCATGCCGATTCTTGAGGCTTACAAAGCCAAGACCGTCATCGTCAACAAGCGCTCGATGGCCAGCGGCTATGCCGGTCTCGACAATGAACTGTTCTATCTCGACAAAACCATGATGGTATTTGGCGATGCCAAGAAAGTCATTGAAGACATGGTCAAGGCAGTTGAGTAA
- a CDS encoding NAD(P) transhydrogenase subunit alpha has protein sequence MEISDGIYNLIIFVLAIYVGYHVVWNVTPALHTPLMAVTNAISAIVIVGAMLAAALTVTPFGKFMGTMAVALAAVNVFGGFLVTRRMLEMFKKKAPKAAAPTEKH, from the coding sequence ATGGAAATTTCCGACGGTATCTACAACCTGATCATCTTTGTGCTGGCTATTTATGTCGGCTACCACGTGGTCTGGAACGTCACCCCGGCGCTGCACACGCCGTTGATGGCCGTGACCAACGCTATTTCGGCAATCGTAATTGTCGGCGCCATGCTGGCTGCCGCATTGACCGTAACCCCGTTTGGCAAGTTTATGGGCACGATGGCCGTCGCCTTGGCGGCGGTGAATGTATTCGGCGGCTTTTTAGTCACCCGACGCATGCTCGAAATGTTCAAGAAGAAGGCGCCTAAAGCTGCCGCGCCGACGGAGAAGCACTGA